In a genomic window of Variovorax paradoxus:
- a CDS encoding Lrp/AsnC family transcriptional regulator — protein sequence MPTPLDAYDLKLLALVQQDARLPQGELGQQVHLSAAAVNRRLKRMADEGVIERHAAIVNPDAVGCELTVIVEVEVESERVDLLDAMKRSFQACPQVQQCYYVAGECDFVLIFAVRSMADYTRLTRELFFENNNVKRFKTLVAMSRVKVGLTVPVDEALKEIAP from the coding sequence ATGCCCACGCCCCTCGATGCCTACGACCTCAAGCTGCTGGCGCTGGTGCAGCAGGACGCGCGCCTGCCGCAGGGCGAGCTGGGCCAGCAGGTGCACCTGTCGGCCGCGGCGGTCAACCGGCGCCTGAAGCGCATGGCCGACGAGGGCGTGATCGAGCGCCATGCGGCGATCGTCAACCCCGATGCGGTGGGCTGCGAGCTCACGGTGATCGTCGAGGTCGAGGTGGAGAGCGAGCGCGTCGACCTGCTCGATGCGATGAAGCGCAGCTTCCAGGCCTGCCCGCAGGTGCAGCAGTGCTACTACGTGGCGGGCGAGTGTGACTTCGTGCTGATCTTCGCGGTGCGCAGCATGGCCGACTACACGCGGCTCACGCGCGAGCTGTTCTTCGAGAACAACAACGTGAAGCGCTTCAAGACGCTGGTGGCCATGAGCCGGGTGAAGGTGGGGCTCACGGTGCCGGTGGACGAGGCCCTCAAGGAGATCGCGCCCTGA